The window GTGTACTGCATTTCATCATCCAGGATATTAATCAGTGAAATAGGAGCATCACAAATTTCCGAAGCTAAATCGGTTAAACCGCTGAGCTCTTCTCGGATCTCTTTGCTAATAATACCAAACTCTTTTAGTGTTTTTAGCCGATTTGTGTTAGATGTGGAAAGCATACGATCGGTAGATAAATTACAGTACAGATTTCTATCAAAATGCGGTGACAGGGATCGTTATAAAAGCGGTATCTCCCATGCAGTTAATCTAATAAGATGATGTTTTATAAGTTGTAAACTCTGAGTTAAAATTTGGTTTGTGTTTTAAATGTTACAATCACATTGTTACTTATGATTTAGTTAGCTCATATAAACTATTTATAGATATTCTATGTTGGAATGATTCCTAACAGAAGTCTATAATAGGTTCCATTCTTTTTTTCTGAATATGTATTTGCAACTGTAACTTATGTATCGTCGAATTTTAAGTTTTCTAAAATATTTTGGTGCTTTTTTTCTGCTGCTGGTGATTGGAAGTTGCGTATCACAAGAGGAGATATCTGCACCTCCAGTTGAGGAACCAGCATCCTTTTCGCAAAGTGGGGAAAACGAAGTGCCAGACCGTTGGTGGACAGCGTTTGGTAATGATGAGCTGAATACACTGGTTGATACGGCTCTCGCATCAAATTTTGATATTCGAACGGCTTGGCAGCGGCTGCAAGCTGCCGAAGCGGTTGTTAGCCGTGAACGGGGCGGACTTTTTCCATCATTGGATGGTACTGCGGGAGCACAAACAACCCGAAACCAATCCGACTTTGGCAGCAGCAATGATTTTAGTGTTGGATTGAGTTCATCATATGAGATAGATTTGTGGGGACGTATTGGTTCACAGGTTGATGCTGAAGAATACCGGGCCCAGGCATCATTGGCAGATTACCAGACAGCAGCACTGACATTGTCGGGGCAGGTTGTACAAACGTGGGCACGGTTGGCCGAGGCGCAACAGCAATTATCTCTGCTCGACAATCAAATAGCGACAAACCGAAAAGTATTACGATTGCTGAAAAACAGGTTTGGCACTGGCCAGATTAGAAGCGTTGATATATTGCGTCAACAGCAATTACTTGAAGCAACCCAACAACAGAAAGCAGATGCCGAGGCAAATCTAAAAGTATTACAGCACGAACTTTCAGTATTAGTAGGGCGACCTCCTCAGGATACGCTTGACGTACAGCCCAACCAGCTACTGGATTTGGCTCCATTACCCGAAACCGGTGTGCCTGTTGATCTTGTTCAGCGTCGTCCCGATGTACGAAGTGCCTTTAATTTAGTGAAAGCCGCTGACCGTGATTTGGCTTC of the Fodinibius sp. Rm-B-1B1-1 genome contains:
- a CDS encoding efflux transporter outer membrane subunit, which encodes MYRRILSFLKYFGAFFLLLVIGSCVSQEEISAPPVEEPASFSQSGENEVPDRWWTAFGNDELNTLVDTALASNFDIRTAWQRLQAAEAVVSRERGGLFPSLDGTAGAQTTRNQSDFGSSNDFSVGLSSSYEIDLWGRIGSQVDAEEYRAQASLADYQTAALTLSGQVVQTWARLAEAQQQLSLLDNQIATNRKVLRLLKNRFGTGQIRSVDILRQQQLLEATQQQKADAEANLKVLQHELSVLVGRPPQDTLDVQPNQLLDLAPLPETGVPVDLVQRRPDVRSAFNLVKAADRDLASAISNQYPRLTLSVSLNSSSNTAGGLFEEWVSSFAGNLLAPIFRGGELSAEVDRLEAVKKQRLYEYGQSVLTAFQEVEDALVREQKQRESINRIEEQVKLAEQAYSQLQLQYLNGTNNYLDVLTALDEVQQLRRDLLTAKLTLIEYRIGLYRALAGSLEIERKTGSDR